The Methanosarcina barkeri str. Wiesmoor DNA segment GTTGTTTTGCCACAGCTCAATGCTACAGGGCTGATAAAGCGAAACGCAGCTAAACTGATTGTCGGACAGGAAGACTCGGGAAAAGACTCATTTCCTGGAAAAAATTAATTTCCTGAAATTTACAGCTTGTTTTAGCTTGAAAAAGAAAACGGCAGGAGTTTAAAGTGTTGAAGATTATAAACTAAGCTATGAAGGCCGGAAAGCATACCAGGCAATAGTATGAGTATTTATATGTGTAGCTATATTTGTGTACCTTAACCTTGTTAGCACCAAGCTTTTTAAAAAAAAGCTTGAGCAAAAAATAATAGTACTTTAACTTTGCAAGTACCAGGCTTTTTAATAAAAAGCTTGAGCAAAAAATAATAGTACCTTAACTTTGCAAGTAACAGGCTTTTTAATAAAAAGCTTGAACAAAAACTAATAGTACCTTAATTGTTGACTCTGTGACCTTGTCTTGATAGAAGGTTTTCAATCGTGATATCGAGACCGAAAGAGGTTTGAAAAATATCAAGTTCATCCAATCAAAGGCTTCCCAAATAAGATCTTCCCAGGATCTAAACGCTGTACGTAAACGCCATACGTATAATTTCCATATGTTATATAATGTCTTTCCGCAAAAGCCGGAGAAGGCAAGCTGAGTACCAATAATCATTAAAAAGGTGTAAAGAATGAAGATTCCAAAGAAGTTCAGGAGTTACTGCCCTTACTGTAAAACTCATCAGGAAATAGTGGTTGAAAGGGTCAGGAAAGGTCAGGCTTCATCCATGACTCGCATTGCAAGACAGAAGAATAGACAGCAAGGCATAGGAAACAGTGGGAAATTCTCCAAGGTGCCCGGCGGCGACAAGCCCACAAAACGCATCTGGCTTAGATACCGCTGCACAGTATGTAAGAAAGCCTACCAGAAACCATGTTTCAGGGCAAAGAAGTTTGAGTTCAAGGAGTAAGATAAAATGGTAGACTATATACAGAGACCAAAAAGCAGGTTCCTGCGTGTGAAGTGCAACGACTGCGAAAACGAACAAATTATATTCGGAAGCGCCAGCCGTAAAATTACCTGTGTTGTCTGTGGAAGAACTCTTGCCGAACCAACCGGTGGAAAATCGACAATTACTACTCACATTCTGGAAGTGCTTGAATAACCGAACAGATAAAAGCACTTTGCAGCATTAGAGTAACAATTAATAAAGAGAGAAAACTAGAGAAGTGGTGCGAATGGGAAACGATAACTGGCCCGAAGTCGGAGAATTTGTTGTCTGTACTGTAAAGAATGTGACGGATTTCGGAGCCTATGTCGAGCTTGAGGAGTTCGGAGGAAGAGAAGGATTTATTCATATCTCCGAAATTAAAGCAGGCTGGGTCAAGTACGTCAGGGACTACGTAAGGGAAGGGCAGAAGATAGTCTGCAAGGTTCTTAACGTGGACCCTTCCCGCGGCCACATCGACCTTTCATTGAAAGATGTAAACGAGCACCAAAGGCGCGCTAAAATCCAGGAATGGAAAAATGAACAAAAAGCCGCCAAATGGCTCCAGTTCGTGGCTGAAGAGACAAAAACCGATGAGGATAACCTGCAAACTTTGCACGAAAAACTCGTAGAAGAGTTCGGAAGTGCATATACAGCCTTTGAAGAAGCTGCCATCGAAGGGGAAAAAGCCTTCAAAGGAGTCAAAGTCAATAAGAAGTACTTAAAAAGCATAATCAAAATTGCAGGGGAAAACATCAAACTGCCTTTTGTAGACATTGCAGGTTATGTGGACCTGACCTGTGACCTTCCAAACGGCATAGAAGTCATAAAGCAAGCTCTTAGTGCTGCAAACTCTATCAATGACGTTGATGAAAAAGACATAAGGCTCGAAATAAGTTACACAGGGGCTCCAAGATACCGAATTAAGGTAATTGCCCCGGACTACAAGAAAGCTGAATCAGTCCTTAAAAAATCTGCCCAGACAGCAGTCGATAATATTACCAAACTTGGCGGACATGGGACTTTCAAGCGGCATATCGAATCGGCAAAGGCGTGATACCCTTTGGGACAAAAGATCCGCAAATGTAAAAATTGCGGCAGGTACACTTTAAGGGAAATTTGTCCGGTCTGTGGGGGTAAACCTTTTTCCCCAAATCCGGCTCGCTTTTCTCCTAAGGACCCTTATGGCAGGTACCGCAGAATGGCAAAGAAAGGATAAGGAATTGTTATGCAACAAAGTACACTTGTCCGCCTGAAAGAAAACCTTGAACTCGAAAAACCAATCCTTGTAGTAGGACTTCCAGGAGTAGGACTCGTAGGCAAGCTAGTGGCAGAGCATCTGGTAGACGAACTTGGGGCTGAAAAAGTAATAGAAGTTTATTCTCCACATTTTCCACCTCAGGTCTTGGTCAACAAAGACTGTACGGTTCGTCCGGTAAGCAACACTATATACTACGCAAAAGCAAAAGAGAATGACATCCTTTTCCTTGTAGGAGATCATCAGAGTACAACTTCACAGGGACATTATGAACTCTGTTCGCTTTATCTTGACATTGCAGAAGAGTTTGGAGTGCAGAGGATTTACACGCTCGGAGGATATCCCACAGGCAAACTAGCCTATGAGGAAACTGTCCTTGGGGTCGCAAATGACACAAAATTGATCGAAGAAATCAAAGAGTATGGAGTAGAGTTCAGGGAATCCGAACCCAGCGGAGGCATAGTTGGAGCGTCGGGCTTGCTTGTAGCTTTCAGCAAGATGCGAGGTATTGATGCTGCCTGCCTTATGGGTATGACACCAGGATATTTAATGGACCCTAAAAGCGCCCAGTCCCTTCTAAAAGTGCTCTGTAGACTGTTCGGGATTGAAGTAAACATGGAGTCTCTTGAGAAAAAGGCCGAGGAAATGGAAAGCATCCTTGAGAAGCTAAAGGAAAAAGAAGAGCAACAGACAATCCAGGAAGTCAAACCTACAGAAGAAGACCTGCGCTACATAGGATAATATGGTCTTAGAGATCCAGAGAATTAAGTACAAGTTTAGCTAAGGCTATCTAATTAAATGAACATTAAAAGTTAAAAGTTAGATTTTCCGGTAAAGGGAAGGAAATGAAAGTCAATACAGACCTCCATCTCCATTCAAAGTACTCCATGGCATCTTCCAGAAGAATGGAACTGCCGACAATTGCCAGGGAGGCTTCAAAAAAAGGGATGGAATTAATCGGTACTGCGGACTGCACTCATCCGAAGTGGCTAGAAGAGATCAAAAGAGTAGCTGTTTCAGATGAAGAAATCCACATAGATGAGATTTATTTCATCCCAACTACCGAGATAGAAGACATTAAACGCGTACATCATCTCCTTATTTTGCCTTCGATTTCAAAAGCTGAAGAACTGGCCGAGCGCATTGCTCCTTTCGGCAACCTTGAAGCCGATGGCCGTCCGAGTGTCAGACTGGACGGCAGTGAAATTGCAGAAATTGCAAAAGACCTTGGAGCCCTTATCGGCCCCTGCCACGCATTTACCCCCTGGACCGCACTTTACGGCTACCATGACAGCCTGAAAAGTTGTTATGGAGATATGACAGAGTATATTTCTTTCCTGGAGCTTGGCCTGAGTGCAGACAGCGACTATGCTGACCGGATCGAAGACCTTCACCGCCTGACTTTTCTTTCGAACTCCGATGCCCATTCTCCCTCGACCAATAAACTGGCAAGGGAGTTTACGCAGTTTGATATGCCTGAGCTTACCTTTGACGGCTTGAAAAAAGCTATTCTCAGGGAACAGGGGTATAAAGCTACTCTGAATGTAGGGTTCTTTCCCGAAGAAGGTAAATACAACCGGTCAGCCTGCATTAAGTGTTTTACCCAGTATCCGCTGTCTGAAGCCGTAGAGAATAAGTGGCGCTGCCCGGTCTGCGGAGGGGTCGTAAAGAAAGGGGTTTTCGACCGCGTTAATGAACTCGCAGACTTTAAAGAGCCAAAGCACCCTGACTACCGCCCTCCTTATCTTCACCTGATCCCTCTTGCCGAGATTATCCAGATGGCTCTCGGCCATGCAAGCGTTCAGACAAAAGGTGTACAAACGGCCTGGAATAAACTGATAGAACGCTTCGGAAACGAGATCAAAGCTCTTATTTACTCCGAGCCTGAAGACCTGAAGGTCGTGGGTGATGACAGAATAGTAAACGCAATCCTGGCTTTCAGGAAAGGCGATGTCATAATCCATCCCGGTGGAGGAGGCCAGTACGGTTGGCTTGAACTGCCTGAAAGCCTGAAAAATGAAGAAATCCAGCAAACAGGACAGCTTTCATTTGCAGATCTTGGGAAGATAAATCCCGCGAAAGCAAGCAAACCCGAAAAAAAGAGGGCAAAAAATCTCCGGAAAAAACCCGGCGAAACCGAAAAAGAAAAGCCAGGTAATCAAGAATCGAATAATACGGAACCGGATGATGCAGGCCAGAGTTCACTTTTCGATTTTTAATAAACAGGTTTGGGAATAATAAGATATATAAGAGAGAAAGTATATTCACTAACCCTGTATCTGAAACACGTTTCATTGAAAACGTCGGGTAGCGCCCGGAAATTTTTATCACTTTAAAACAAAATGCCCAGGTAGTCTAGTGGTAAGGCGACGGTCTCGAAAACCGTTTCTTCTTTGGGAGAGCGCAGGTTCAAATCCTGCCCTGGGCGTGCAGTCAAAAAAAGTTTAAAGTCTATTTTTGTAGGACTGTGGTTTTGTAGAAGTAGTGTTTAATAAACTGAAATTT contains these protein-coding regions:
- a CDS encoding 50S ribosomal protein L44e — encoded protein: MKIPKKFRSYCPYCKTHQEIVVERVRKGQASSMTRIARQKNRQQGIGNSGKFSKVPGGDKPTKRIWLRYRCTVCKKAYQKPCFRAKKFEFKE
- a CDS encoding 30S ribosomal protein S27e yields the protein MVDYIQRPKSRFLRVKCNDCENEQIIFGSASRKITCVVCGRTLAEPTGGKSTITTHILEVLE
- a CDS encoding translation initiation factor IF-2 subunit alpha, whose protein sequence is MGNDNWPEVGEFVVCTVKNVTDFGAYVELEEFGGREGFIHISEIKAGWVKYVRDYVREGQKIVCKVLNVDPSRGHIDLSLKDVNEHQRRAKIQEWKNEQKAAKWLQFVAEETKTDEDNLQTLHEKLVEEFGSAYTAFEEAAIEGEKAFKGVKVNKKYLKSIIKIAGENIKLPFVDIAGYVDLTCDLPNGIEVIKQALSAANSINDVDEKDIRLEISYTGAPRYRIKVIAPDYKKAESVLKKSAQTAVDNITKLGGHGTFKRHIESAKA
- a CDS encoding RNA-protein complex protein Nop10, producing the protein MGQKIRKCKNCGRYTLREICPVCGGKPFSPNPARFSPKDPYGRYRRMAKKG
- a CDS encoding proteasome assembly chaperone family protein; this encodes MQQSTLVRLKENLELEKPILVVGLPGVGLVGKLVAEHLVDELGAEKVIEVYSPHFPPQVLVNKDCTVRPVSNTIYYAKAKENDILFLVGDHQSTTSQGHYELCSLYLDIAEEFGVQRIYTLGGYPTGKLAYEETVLGVANDTKLIEEIKEYGVEFRESEPSGGIVGASGLLVAFSKMRGIDAACLMGMTPGYLMDPKSAQSLLKVLCRLFGIEVNMESLEKKAEEMESILEKLKEKEEQQTIQEVKPTEEDLRYIG
- a CDS encoding endonuclease Q family protein gives rise to the protein MKVNTDLHLHSKYSMASSRRMELPTIAREASKKGMELIGTADCTHPKWLEEIKRVAVSDEEIHIDEIYFIPTTEIEDIKRVHHLLILPSISKAEELAERIAPFGNLEADGRPSVRLDGSEIAEIAKDLGALIGPCHAFTPWTALYGYHDSLKSCYGDMTEYISFLELGLSADSDYADRIEDLHRLTFLSNSDAHSPSTNKLAREFTQFDMPELTFDGLKKAILREQGYKATLNVGFFPEEGKYNRSACIKCFTQYPLSEAVENKWRCPVCGGVVKKGVFDRVNELADFKEPKHPDYRPPYLHLIPLAEIIQMALGHASVQTKGVQTAWNKLIERFGNEIKALIYSEPEDLKVVGDDRIVNAILAFRKGDVIIHPGGGGQYGWLELPESLKNEEIQQTGQLSFADLGKINPAKASKPEKKRAKNLRKKPGETEKEKPGNQESNNTEPDDAGQSSLFDF